One Kineococcus aurantiacus genomic window carries:
- a CDS encoding ATP-binding cassette domain-containing protein, with protein MSTPTLTRPVVRLEGVHKRFGALEVLRGIDLSVAAGTVTVVLGASGSGKSTLLRTINHLEKVDAGVVEVNGELIGYKRAGNHLRELHEREVLRQRSNIGFVFQHFNLFPHLTVLENVVEAPVSAQRRKRPEVEAEARALLERVGLADKAGEYPRRLSGGQQQRVAIARALALKPSLVLFDEPTSALDPELVGEVLDVIRDLAASGTTMVVVTHEIGFAREVADRVLFMHEGVVLEEGTPTEVFDHPRHERTRSFLAKVL; from the coding sequence GTGAGCACACCCACCCTCACCCGCCCCGTCGTCCGCCTCGAAGGCGTCCACAAGCGCTTCGGCGCCCTGGAGGTCCTGCGCGGGATCGACCTGTCGGTCGCGGCCGGCACCGTCACCGTCGTGCTCGGCGCGTCCGGGTCGGGCAAGTCGACGTTGCTGCGCACCATCAACCACCTCGAGAAGGTCGACGCCGGCGTCGTCGAGGTCAACGGCGAGCTCATCGGCTACAAGCGGGCCGGGAACCACCTGCGTGAGCTCCACGAGCGCGAGGTGCTGCGCCAGCGGTCGAACATCGGGTTCGTGTTCCAGCACTTCAACCTCTTCCCGCACCTGACGGTGCTGGAGAACGTCGTCGAGGCCCCCGTCTCGGCGCAGCGCCGCAAGCGGCCAGAGGTGGAGGCCGAGGCGCGGGCGCTGCTGGAACGCGTCGGCCTGGCCGACAAGGCCGGTGAGTACCCGCGCCGGCTGTCCGGCGGGCAGCAGCAGCGCGTCGCGATCGCCCGCGCGCTCGCCCTCAAACCCTCCCTGGTCCTGTTCGACGAACCCACGTCGGCGCTGGACCCCGAACTCGTCGGTGAGGTCCTGGACGTGATCCGGGACCTCGCCGCGTCGGGGACCACCATGGTGGTGGTCACCCACGAGATCGGCTTCGCCCGCGAGGTCGCCGACCGCGTGCTGTTCATGCACGAGGGCGTCGTCCTCGAGGAGGGCACCCCCACCGAGGTCTTCGACCACCCCCGGCACGAGCGCACCCGCTCGTTCCTCGCGAAGGTCCTCTGA
- a CDS encoding ABC transporter substrate-binding protein: MSRRTWLLSLAATPLVVSACASGNADPAAAPASTSSTSGGSGVDTSPEQSGRVTVEAVPEIAAKVPQAIKDRGTLVIGTTGNGAPPLSFKADDDKTVIGIEPDIALLVAGVLGLKPDIQATSWENLFLSMDSGQFDVGFSNITVTEERKEKYDFASYRVDTLAWEVAKDSGITSIEEPKDIAGLTVSVGSGTNQEKVLLDWNEQLKAAGEEEATIQYYQQASDTYLALKSGRIEANFGPNPTAAYHALVAGDTKIVGTVPGGGTIQADIAATTKKDNGLVQALADALNHLIENGAYAETLERWNLSNEAVPTSQINPPGLPKTS, from the coding sequence ATCAGCCGACGTACCTGGCTCCTGTCGCTGGCCGCCACCCCCCTGGTGGTGTCGGCGTGCGCGTCGGGCAACGCCGACCCCGCCGCGGCCCCCGCCTCCACCAGCAGCACCAGCGGCGGGTCGGGTGTCGACACGAGCCCCGAGCAGAGCGGCCGCGTCACCGTCGAGGCCGTCCCGGAGATCGCGGCGAAGGTCCCCCAGGCGATCAAGGACCGCGGGACCCTCGTCATCGGGACCACCGGCAACGGCGCCCCGCCGCTGAGCTTCAAGGCCGACGACGACAAGACCGTCATCGGCATCGAACCCGACATCGCCCTGCTCGTCGCCGGCGTGCTCGGGCTGAAGCCCGACATCCAGGCCACCAGCTGGGAGAACCTCTTCCTGTCGATGGACTCCGGCCAGTTCGACGTCGGGTTCTCGAACATCACCGTGACCGAGGAGCGCAAGGAGAAGTACGACTTCGCCTCCTACCGCGTCGACACCCTCGCCTGGGAGGTCGCGAAGGACTCGGGGATCACGTCGATCGAGGAGCCCAAGGACATCGCGGGGCTGACCGTCTCGGTCGGTTCGGGCACCAACCAGGAGAAGGTCCTGCTGGACTGGAACGAGCAGCTCAAGGCCGCCGGCGAGGAGGAGGCGACCATCCAGTACTACCAGCAGGCCTCCGACACCTACCTGGCGCTGAAGTCGGGCCGCATCGAGGCGAACTTCGGGCCGAACCCGACCGCCGCGTACCACGCGCTGGTCGCGGGCGACACGAAGATCGTCGGGACGGTCCCCGGCGGCGGCACCATCCAGGCCGACATCGCCGCGACGACGAAGAAGGACAACGGCCTCGTCCAGGCCCTGGCCGACGCGCTGAACCACCTCATCGAGAACGGCGCGTACGCCGAGACCCTCGAGCGCTGGAACCTGTCCAACGAGGCCGTGCCGACCTCGCAGATCAACCCGCCCGGTCTGCCGAAGACCAGCTGA
- a CDS encoding pyridoxal-phosphate dependent enzyme yields the protein MSTLERLPITGTTDDLRLGVSAGPVHESVLDAIGSSPLIRLRRTASHLQAAVYVKLEQNNPGGSVKDRAALWMVRRARADGSLRPGGTIVEGTSGNTGVGLAVVGAQLGHPVVVVVPDKTSREKIAVLRAYGAEVVVVPGGVPRDDPRHVHSTAVRLAAEIPGGWLANQYDNPANPAAHRETTGPEIWAQTRGRLTTFVAGVGTGGTVSGTGEYLKSVSGGRVRVVGVDPASSTYSGGDGSPWAVESIGHYLHPDTVEDVWPESYHPGVLDAIVPFEDRDALLTGRRLARQEGLLVGGSAAAAVAVALREAEGLGPQDVVVVLLPDSGRAYLSKNFDDDWLRHNGFLEEGVEDPVRDLLPEGALDAPGPIALAADLTVGQAVEQAIAEGALGRTPLAVVLPRHQARRPRALGDVVAATTLAGLRALVREDPARARSPLREVADPPLPHVGVGQGAQEAREALGEFPAAWVLVDGRVAGWVRRARLGLPRTPEDGA from the coding sequence GTGAGCACCCTCGAACGGCTGCCGATCACCGGGACCACCGACGACCTCCGCCTGGGGGTGAGCGCCGGCCCCGTCCACGAGTCCGTCCTCGACGCCATCGGTTCCAGCCCGCTGATCCGCCTGCGGCGCACCGCGTCCCACCTGCAGGCCGCCGTCTACGTCAAGCTGGAGCAGAACAACCCCGGCGGCAGCGTCAAGGACCGCGCCGCCTTGTGGATGGTCCGCCGGGCCCGCGCCGACGGTTCGCTGCGCCCCGGCGGAACGATCGTCGAGGGGACCTCCGGGAACACCGGGGTCGGGCTGGCCGTCGTGGGCGCCCAGCTCGGCCACCCCGTCGTCGTGGTGGTCCCCGACAAGACGAGCCGGGAGAAGATCGCCGTCCTGCGCGCCTACGGCGCCGAGGTCGTCGTCGTCCCCGGCGGGGTGCCGCGCGACGACCCGCGGCACGTCCACAGCACCGCGGTCCGGCTGGCCGCCGAGATCCCCGGCGGGTGGCTCGCGAACCAGTACGACAACCCGGCCAACCCCGCCGCCCACCGCGAGACGACGGGCCCGGAGATCTGGGCCCAGACGCGGGGGCGCCTCACCACGTTCGTCGCCGGTGTCGGCACCGGCGGCACCGTCTCCGGCACGGGGGAGTACCTGAAGTCCGTCAGCGGCGGCCGGGTCCGCGTCGTCGGGGTCGACCCGGCGAGCTCGACGTACTCCGGCGGTGACGGCAGCCCGTGGGCGGTCGAGTCCATCGGCCACTACCTGCACCCCGACACCGTCGAGGACGTCTGGCCGGAGTCCTACCACCCCGGCGTGCTCGACGCGATCGTCCCGTTCGAGGACCGCGACGCCCTGCTGACCGGCCGCCGGCTCGCCCGGCAGGAGGGGCTGCTCGTCGGGGGCTCGGCGGCCGCGGCCGTCGCGGTGGCGCTGCGCGAGGCCGAGGGCCTGGGCCCGCAGGACGTCGTCGTGGTGCTGCTGCCCGACTCCGGGCGCGCCTACCTGTCGAAGAACTTCGACGACGACTGGCTGCGCCACAACGGCTTCCTCGAGGAGGGCGTCGAGGACCCGGTGCGCGACCTGCTGCCGGAAGGCGCCCTGGACGCCCCCGGCCCCATCGCCCTGGCCGCCGACCTGACCGTCGGGCAGGCCGTCGAGCAGGCCATCGCGGAAGGGGCCCTGGGGCGCACACCGCTCGCGGTGGTCCTGCCGCGCCACCAGGCCCGCCGGCCGCGCGCCCTCGGCGACGTCGTGGCCGCCACGACCCTGGCGGGGTTGCGCGCCCTCGTGCGCGAGGACCCGGCGCGGGCGCGCTCCCCGCTGCGCGAGGTCGCCGACCCGCCCCTGCCGCACGTGGGGGTCGGGCAGGGCGCGCAGGAGGCGCGCGAGGCGCTGGGGGAGTTCCCGGCCGCGTGGGTGCTGGTCGACGGCCGCGTCGCCGGCTGGGTCCGGCGGGCGCGCCTGGGACTGCCCCGCACCCCGGAGGACGGGGCGTGA
- a CDS encoding methyltransferase domain-containing protein, with protein MRTGTRSRRALVAGTLAPVLAGLGAPPLRVLDAGGGDGRDAVELARLGHDVTVLDSSGRALAAAQERAAEAGVAHRVRTVDADLDDIAALAALTHHRAGGSGSFDLVLCHDVLPARGTLAQVVADVAALTSSVHAGGAVSLLAPVGRPARTGLLRLERDLVRGALLASGCEIVHEERDVVDEVSGVSHWHLVARRHGD; from the coding sequence GTGAGGACCGGCACCCGGTCGCGCCGCGCGCTCGTCGCCGGGACGCTGGCCCCCGTCCTGGCCGGCCTCGGCGCCCCGCCGCTGCGCGTCCTGGACGCCGGTGGCGGCGACGGCCGCGACGCGGTCGAGCTGGCCCGCCTGGGCCACGACGTGACCGTGCTGGACTCCTCGGGGCGGGCCCTGGCGGCGGCCCAGGAACGGGCCGCCGAGGCCGGTGTGGCCCACCGGGTCCGCACGGTCGACGCGGACCTGGACGACATCGCGGCGCTGGCCGCCCTGACGCACCACCGGGCGGGCGGGTCGGGCTCGTTCGACCTGGTCCTGTGCCACGACGTGCTGCCCGCGCGGGGGACCCTCGCGCAGGTCGTGGCGGACGTCGCGGCCCTGACCTCCTCCGTCCACGCCGGGGGTGCGGTCTCCCTCCTGGCCCCCGTCGGCCGCCCCGCCCGCACCGGGTTGCTGCGGCTGGAGCGCGACCTCGTGCGCGGTGCGCTGCTGGCCAGCGGGTGCGAGATCGTGCACGAGGAGCGGGACGTCGTCGACGAGGTGAGCGGGGTGTCGCACTGGCACCTGGTCGCCCGCCGCCACGGCGACTGA
- a CDS encoding sulfurtransferase, giving the protein MPTPADTSDPKFAAYAHPDRLVSTAWLAQNLGREGLVVVESDEDVLLYDTGHVPGAVKVDWHTELNDQVTRDYLDGKGFSELLSRKGISRDDTVVVYGDKNNWWAAYALWVFSLFGHPDVRLLDGGRAAWAAEGRELTTDTVERTPTDYPVVDRDDSTIRAFLPDVRAHLGGQLIDVRSPGEYSGQLTNIPDYPQEGTVRGGHVPGAANVPWAQAAAEDGRFKDRAALEALYTTGGAHLDPDQPTIAYCRIGERSSHTWFVLTHLLGLPDVRNYDGSWTEWGNAVRVPIAVGAEPGQVAR; this is encoded by the coding sequence ATGCCCACCCCCGCCGACACCAGCGACCCCAAGTTCGCCGCCTACGCCCACCCCGACCGCCTCGTCAGCACCGCCTGGCTGGCGCAGAACCTCGGCCGCGAGGGCCTCGTCGTCGTCGAGAGCGACGAGGACGTCCTCCTGTACGACACCGGCCACGTCCCCGGCGCCGTGAAGGTCGACTGGCACACCGAGCTCAACGACCAGGTGACCCGCGACTACCTCGACGGCAAGGGTTTCTCCGAGCTGCTGTCCCGCAAGGGGATCAGCCGTGACGACACCGTCGTCGTGTACGGCGACAAGAACAACTGGTGGGCGGCCTACGCGCTGTGGGTCTTCAGCTTGTTCGGGCACCCCGACGTCCGGCTGCTCGACGGCGGCCGGGCCGCGTGGGCCGCCGAGGGGCGGGAGCTGACGACCGACACCGTCGAGCGCACCCCGACCGACTACCCCGTGGTGGACCGCGACGACAGCACGATCCGCGCCTTCCTGCCCGACGTGCGCGCGCACCTCGGCGGTCAGCTCATCGACGTGCGCTCCCCTGGGGAGTACTCCGGCCAGCTCACGAACATCCCCGACTACCCGCAGGAGGGCACCGTCCGCGGCGGCCACGTCCCCGGGGCGGCGAACGTCCCCTGGGCGCAGGCCGCCGCCGAGGACGGCCGGTTCAAGGACCGCGCCGCCCTCGAAGCCCTCTACACCACCGGTGGGGCGCACCTGGACCCCGATCAGCCGACGATCGCGTACTGCCGCATCGGGGAACGCTCCAGCCACACGTGGTTCGTGCTGACCCACCTGCTCGGCCTGCCCGACGTGCGCAACTACGACGGCAGCTGGACCGAGTGGGGCAACGCGGTCCGCGTGCCCATCGCCGTCGGCGCCGAGCCGGGGCAGGTGGCCCGGTGA
- a CDS encoding amino acid ABC transporter permease produces the protein MSETTRTGTAPRPAAAADRPAGAVKVLPARHPWRWVATAVVAVLAAMAVNALVTNPAWEWPTVGEFLFSATILRSMWLTVELTIAGTAIGLVLGTVLALMRMSHNPLLKAVSFSYVSVFRSVPLILQLLFWFNLAILYKSIGFGIPFGPQFWSFGTQDLIGPLTAAFLGLGLHQAAYFAEIVRSGFLAIDPGQREAAAALGIPQGRQFWRIQLPQALRIIVPTTGNEIIGLLKGTSVVYIMALPELFYQVQVVYNRTGRVIPLLLVAAVWYFVLTTVLSCLQWVVERYYGRGSSRAQDEPALLKLFRSVRTARARRLEVTR, from the coding sequence ATGAGCGAGACGACTCGCACCGGCACCGCCCCCCGCCCCGCCGCGGCGGCCGACCGACCCGCGGGCGCGGTCAAGGTGCTGCCCGCGCGCCACCCGTGGCGGTGGGTGGCGACCGCGGTCGTGGCGGTCCTGGCGGCGATGGCGGTCAACGCGCTCGTCACCAACCCCGCCTGGGAGTGGCCCACGGTCGGGGAGTTCCTGTTCTCCGCGACGATCCTGAGGTCGATGTGGCTGACGGTGGAGCTCACCATCGCCGGGACCGCGATCGGCCTGGTCCTCGGCACGGTGCTGGCCCTCATGCGGATGTCGCACAACCCGCTGCTGAAGGCCGTCAGCTTCAGCTACGTCAGCGTCTTCCGGTCGGTCCCGCTCATCCTGCAGCTGCTGTTCTGGTTCAACCTGGCGATCCTCTACAAGAGCATCGGGTTCGGGATCCCCTTCGGCCCGCAGTTCTGGTCGTTCGGCACCCAGGACCTCATCGGCCCGCTCACCGCGGCCTTCCTCGGGCTGGGCCTGCACCAGGCCGCGTACTTCGCCGAGATCGTCCGGTCCGGTTTCCTGGCGATCGACCCCGGGCAGCGGGAGGCGGCGGCGGCCCTGGGCATCCCGCAGGGCCGGCAGTTCTGGCGGATCCAGCTCCCGCAGGCGCTGCGCATCATCGTCCCCACGACGGGCAACGAGATCATCGGGCTGCTCAAGGGCACCTCGGTCGTCTACATCATGGCGCTGCCCGAGCTCTTCTACCAGGTGCAGGTCGTCTACAACCGGACCGGCCGGGTCATCCCGCTGCTGCTCGTGGCGGCCGTCTGGTACTTCGTCCTGACCACCGTCCTGTCCTGCTTGCAGTGGGTCGTGGAGCGCTACTACGGCCGGGGCAGTTCTCGCGCCCAGGACGAGCCGGCCCTGCTGAAGCTCTTCCGCAGCGTGCGCACCGCGCGCGCCCGCCGTCTGGAGGTCACCCGGTGA
- a CDS encoding FAD/NAD(P)-binding protein produces MSPTPAVPTRSLGVVGAGPRTLVLLQRLGARWAASGDDRPLDVHVVDPFDSGAGRVWREAQDPLLWMNSRAADISVLPDESVTGLTEPILRGPGLAQWVADHRAALAHEAALAGDDLLREEVLAHGPGSFTSRRLASRYFADAWRRTLDALPAGVRVHRHARTVLDLTDDPVDGSQHLHLAGREDTVRVDAVLLVQGHLDVRPGPRERRNEAFARTHGLAHVRPGYTSDQDLDVLRPGADVVVVGMGLAFVDLVVRLTEGRGGRFSENPDGSLEYRPSGREPRLHTGSRRGVPYRSKIDYDLPRDLGLPRHYSAATVQAQFGDAALDLRADLWPLIAKELAGAHYRELFRTHPHRTTLAAAEFDARFSRAPWGSAEVDELVERAVPDPADRFDPADLDRPLDAWWGTSGDEVHERVLDHLERDRARRSDPRHSPDGAVVAALLSAYVVTAGLHAAGRLNARSSALDVDGWWHGFFSYVASGPPPHRLRQLSALARAGVLRFLGAGLEVVADPVTGTFTASSASGPHQVRARGLVEARLPVPDLEWTSDVLLTRLRERGDVRAHQVLDGEARLSNGRLVVDERARLVRDDGSAHPRRFATGAWVSGEGAAPAFARPGTDAELFRRADRLAAELLRATRDAPAAPAGTTTLSDLPGERR; encoded by the coding sequence GTGTCCCCCACCCCCGCTGTCCCCACCCGCTCGCTCGGCGTCGTCGGCGCCGGCCCCCGCACGCTCGTCCTGCTGCAGCGCCTGGGCGCGCGCTGGGCGGCCTCCGGCGACGACCGCCCGCTCGACGTCCACGTGGTGGACCCCTTCGACTCCGGCGCCGGCCGCGTCTGGCGGGAGGCGCAGGACCCGCTGCTGTGGATGAACTCGCGCGCCGCCGACATCAGCGTGCTGCCCGACGAGTCCGTCACGGGGCTGACCGAGCCCATCCTGCGCGGCCCCGGGCTGGCGCAGTGGGTCGCCGACCACCGCGCCGCCCTCGCGCACGAGGCCGCCCTCGCCGGCGACGACCTGCTGCGCGAGGAGGTCCTGGCGCACGGGCCCGGCTCGTTCACCTCCCGGCGCCTGGCCAGCCGCTACTTCGCCGACGCCTGGCGGCGGACGCTGGACGCGCTGCCCGCCGGGGTGCGGGTCCACCGGCACGCCCGGACGGTCCTGGACCTGACCGACGACCCCGTCGACGGGAGCCAGCACCTGCACCTGGCCGGGCGGGAGGACACCGTCCGGGTCGACGCCGTGCTGCTCGTGCAGGGCCACCTGGACGTGCGTCCCGGGCCGCGCGAGCGCCGCAACGAGGCGTTCGCCCGCACCCACGGCCTGGCCCACGTCCGCCCGGGGTACACCAGCGACCAGGACCTGGACGTGCTGCGGCCCGGTGCGGACGTCGTCGTGGTCGGCATGGGCCTGGCCTTCGTCGACCTGGTGGTGCGGCTGACCGAGGGCCGCGGGGGCCGGTTCAGCGAGAACCCCGACGGGAGCCTGGAGTACCGGCCCAGCGGGCGGGAGCCGCGCCTGCACACCGGCTCGCGCCGCGGGGTGCCCTACCGCTCGAAGATCGACTACGACCTCCCGCGGGACCTCGGGCTGCCGCGCCACTACTCCGCGGCCACCGTCCAGGCCCAGTTCGGCGACGCCGCCCTGGACCTGCGCGCGGACCTGTGGCCGCTCATCGCCAAGGAGCTGGCGGGGGCGCACTACCGCGAGCTGTTCCGCACCCACCCCCACCGCACGACGCTGGCCGCCGCGGAGTTCGACGCCCGCTTCTCCCGGGCCCCCTGGGGGTCGGCCGAGGTCGACGAGCTCGTCGAGCGGGCCGTGCCGGACCCGGCCGACCGGTTCGACCCCGCCGACCTGGACCGTCCCCTCGACGCGTGGTGGGGCACCTCCGGGGACGAGGTGCACGAGCGCGTCCTGGACCACCTCGAGCGGGACCGGGCCCGGCGCAGCGACCCGCGCCACTCCCCCGACGGCGCCGTCGTCGCGGCCCTGCTGTCGGCCTACGTGGTGACCGCGGGCCTGCACGCCGCGGGGCGGCTCAACGCCCGCTCGTCCGCGCTCGACGTCGACGGCTGGTGGCACGGCTTCTTCAGCTACGTCGCCAGCGGCCCGCCGCCGCACCGGCTGCGGCAGCTGTCGGCCCTGGCGCGCGCGGGCGTGCTGCGGTTCCTGGGCGCGGGCCTGGAGGTCGTCGCCGACCCGGTGACGGGCACGTTCACCGCCTCCTCCGCCAGCGGCCCGCACCAGGTGCGGGCGCGCGGCCTCGTGGAGGCCCGGCTGCCGGTCCCGGACCTGGAGTGGACCTCCGACGTCCTGCTGACGCGGTTGCGCGAACGCGGTGACGTGCGCGCCCACCAGGTCCTCGACGGCGAGGCCCGGCTGTCCAACGGCCGGCTCGTCGTGGACGAGCGGGCCCGGCTGGTCCGCGACGACGGCTCGGCGCACCCGCGCAGGTTCGCCACCGGGGCCTGGGTCTCCGGGGAGGGCGCGGCGCCCGCGTTCGCCCGGCCGGGCACGGACGCCGAGCTGTTCCGGCGGGCCGACCGGCTCGCCGCCGAGCTGCTGCGGGCCACGCGCGACGCACCGGCCGCCCCCGCCGGCACCACCACCCTGTCCGACCTGCCTGGAGAACGACGATGA
- a CDS encoding aminotransferase class I/II-fold pyridoxal phosphate-dependent enzyme, whose amino-acid sequence MTLLEDGAGLDPELLSGPHLLSRRARDVLPAVGFGPRPASPVEGTIGLHGGVPGAAALPLAGLSRAFAEELADPAAPSLRYSVPLGLPELREWIAADEGTAPQRVAVTNGALHSLALVFDALLDSDDVVLVENPTYPLVLTLLRQRRVDTRPVATGPDGIDLDDLESQLRAGLRPKLVYTIPDFQNPTGTSAPTASRRRLVELAERYGFLVLSDDPYRKLRFDGTPAEDLDLASEQVLHVNTFSKTLGPGLRLGWIAGPEWLIGAVLDARRDSDQHTSLVVQRAVHRFLATPGNLVEALRHSRSVLRERHDALLAAVTEELTGVLEVPPADGGIFVWGRVVDPAIDLERALEAARQNAVDFPLGRYFSPVGPHEFPDHFRWGFSDLTPQELREAVHRVAVAFASPLARR is encoded by the coding sequence GTGACGCTCCTGGAGGACGGGGCGGGGCTCGACCCCGAACTGCTCAGCGGCCCGCACCTGCTGTCGCGGCGGGCCCGGGACGTGCTGCCCGCCGTGGGGTTCGGGCCGCGCCCGGCCAGCCCCGTCGAGGGCACCATCGGCCTGCACGGCGGGGTCCCCGGGGCGGCGGCCCTGCCGCTGGCCGGGCTGTCGCGCGCCTTCGCCGAGGAGCTGGCCGACCCGGCCGCGCCGTCGCTGCGCTACTCGGTGCCGCTGGGTCTGCCCGAGCTGCGCGAGTGGATCGCGGCCGACGAGGGCACCGCGCCCCAGCGCGTCGCCGTCACCAACGGGGCCCTGCACTCCCTGGCGCTCGTGTTCGACGCGCTGCTGGACAGCGACGACGTGGTGCTCGTCGAGAACCCGACGTACCCGCTCGTCCTGACGCTGCTGCGCCAGCGGCGCGTCGACACCCGGCCGGTCGCCACCGGGCCCGACGGCATCGACCTGGACGACCTGGAGTCCCAGCTGCGGGCCGGGCTGCGCCCCAAGCTCGTCTACACGATCCCGGACTTCCAGAACCCCACGGGCACGAGCGCCCCGACGGCCTCGCGCCGGCGGCTCGTGGAGCTCGCCGAGCGGTACGGCTTCCTCGTGCTGTCCGACGACCCCTACCGCAAGCTGCGCTTCGACGGCACGCCCGCCGAGGACCTGGACCTGGCCTCCGAGCAGGTCCTGCACGTGAACACCTTCTCCAAGACGCTGGGGCCGGGGTTGAGGCTGGGCTGGATCGCCGGCCCCGAGTGGCTGATCGGCGCCGTCCTGGACGCCCGCCGCGACTCCGACCAGCACACCTCCCTCGTGGTGCAGCGGGCGGTCCACCGCTTCCTGGCGACGCCGGGGAACCTGGTCGAGGCGCTGCGGCACAGCCGGTCCGTGCTGCGGGAGCGGCACGACGCGCTGCTGGCCGCGGTCACGGAGGAACTGACCGGGGTCCTGGAGGTCCCGCCGGCCGACGGCGGCATCTTCGTCTGGGGTCGGGTCGTCGACCCCGCGATCGACCTGGAGAGGGCGCTGGAGGCGGCCCGGCAGAACGCCGTCGACTTCCCGCTCGGCCGGTACTTCAGCCCCGTCGGCCCGCACGAGTTCCCCGACCACTTCCGCTGGGGGTTCTCGGACCTGACGCCGCAGGAGCTGCGCGAGGCCGTGCACCGCGTCGCGGTCGCGTTCGCCTCCCCGCTGGCCCGCCGGTGA
- a CDS encoding GNAT family N-acetyltransferase: MTVRLETGAGTGGPAVVTWVATGWDDPRVAALRALMDAEIGPRYAHPDGAPRSYPPAPSAGEVDVAWLALAGGEPAATASLRRLSVAGEPLRHEVKRVFVGPAHRRRGLAAQALRRVEGSARELGVRRLVLQTGDRQPEAIALYEREGWAPVPVYPPYDAVAHSRCFGKDFD; the protein is encoded by the coding sequence GTGACCGTCCGCCTCGAGACGGGTGCCGGGACGGGCGGGCCGGCCGTGGTCACGTGGGTGGCCACGGGCTGGGACGACCCGCGCGTCGCGGCCCTGCGCGCCCTCATGGACGCCGAGATCGGCCCCCGGTACGCCCACCCCGACGGCGCCCCCCGGTCCTACCCGCCGGCACCGTCCGCCGGTGAGGTCGACGTGGCGTGGCTCGCGCTGGCCGGCGGCGAACCGGCCGCGACGGCCAGCCTGCGCCGGCTGTCCGTCGCGGGGGAGCCGTTGCGGCACGAGGTGAAGCGCGTCTTCGTCGGCCCCGCGCACCGGCGGCGGGGCCTGGCGGCGCAGGCGCTGCGCCGGGTCGAGGGGTCGGCCCGGGAGCTCGGCGTCCGCCGCCTCGTGCTGCAGACCGGCGACCGGCAACCCGAGGCGATCGCGCTGTACGAGCGCGAGGGCTGGGCACCCGTCCCCGTCTACCCGCCCTACGACGCCGTCGCGCACAGCCGCTGCTTCGGCAAGGACTTCGACTGA